The following nucleotide sequence is from Paraburkholderia flava.
GCCGCAGCGGCATCCAGCGGTTCGGTGGCGCTTTTCCACGCGGTCGGCATTACGCCCGAAGCGCACACGCTCGATGAAGCGCTACAGGGCGCCGAGCCCGAGCAGACGATCATCGTCAGCGAAGCAGACCTGGTCGCGATCCATCGGATGTGGAACAACGCGCCCGCGAACGAGCCGCTCGCTGCAGTCAGTCTCGGCACGCCGCATTTTTCCGTGGATGAATTCCGCAGGCTTGCCGAACTGCTCGATCGACACGAAGGTCCGTTGCGATGCGACTTCTACGTCAACACGAGCCGCTTCGTTCTCTGGCAAATCGAAGAAGAAGGTCTAGCTGAACAACTCAGCGCACGCGGCATTCAGATCGTGGTCGACACCTGCACGTACATCACGCCCGTGATGAAGCAGATCAGTGGACTGGTGATGACCAACTCAGGTAAGTGGGCTCACTACGCCCCCGCGAATATCGGCGTGACGGTCGCGTTCGGGAGCATGGCCGAGTGCGTGCGTTCGGCATTCGAAGGAAGAGTGCGTATCGATGAGCTGGCCAACTAGGACGATGAACATGACCTCATCCAACCTCACGTTGACCGGCGACGTACTCGTGCCCGGACGAGCCGGCGGCCTCGCAATCGTGCTTTCTCCGCTGAGTTTCTGGGGCGGCTACGACGCGGAAAACGGCTTGATCGTCGACAAGACCCACGCTTGCTACGGACAAAGCCTGAAAGATCGCGTGCTGGTGATGCCGCGAGCACGCGGCTCGAGTTCCAGCAGCAGCGTGCTGGCCGAAGCGTTGCGCAACGGTACGGGTCCGAGCGGCATCGTACTGATGGAACGCGATCTGATTCTCGCCATCGGCGTGATTGCGGCCAACGATCTCTACGCGCTCAACGTCCCGGTCGTGTCGGTCGGCGAAGAGGCGTTCGCGCAGATTGCGTCGTCGGCTGGCGTACTGGAGATCGACGCCGGCGATACCGCACGTCCCGCCAGCATCGTGGTCAAGGAAACCGGGCCCTAGTTGTAACCCAGAATAGCGATCGAAACGACATCCGCCCGTTCAGGCGTGTTGCCAGCGAGGCCGGACAGCGGCAACGTCAACAACGACACATAAGAAGAAACCAGTTCGGGTTCGACGGGACGTCGATTGCTACGACGGGCAGCGTTCGCGACGCGTTGACGCGATAGCCGCATTGATTCGGTGAGCCGCATGACAGGCATTGTCCCGATCACAGATTGATAAAGTTACGCGACGCGGCGTTCACCGCGTCACCACCGCTTCGACGACCGTCATGATCTGCTCGGCGGCCGTCTTCACATGATGCTCGAGCAGCTTCGCACCGAGCTTCGCGTCGCGCTTCCTGCACGCGTCGACCAGCGCCATGTGCTCGGCGTGAGACTGCTCGCGGATCGGCACCTGCACGACCTGAAAGCGGAAATAGCGATCGCTGCGATCGTGCAGCACCCGCAGCATCTGCAGCGTGATGTCGCGCTGTGCGGGCAGATAGAGCGTCTCGTGAAGACGCCAGTTCAACTGCCCCCAGACTCCGGAATCCGACTTGTCCATTTCCTTGATCAAGCGCTCCGCCTTGCCCATCTCGGCATCGGTGATACGGGGGATCGCTTCGGAGAAAATCCAGGGTTCCAGTCGCAACCGGATGTCGAACGTTTCCTTGATCTCGTCGATCGACAGCTTCGCAACGTAAGCGCCCTTGTGCGGGACGTTCGTCAGCAGCCCTTCTGCGGTCAGTCGCGTGATGGCCTCGCGGATCGGCACCCGGCTCACGCCCAGCTCGTCGGCGAGCGCTTCCTGACGCAACGCTTCGCCGGGCGCCAGTTCGCCGCTCAGGATGCGTTGCCGAACGGCGGTGGTCACCAGTTCGACCGTCGTCGGCCGAACGATCTTTCGCGTGCTTTCGTCCGCGACGATCTGGCTCGTCGTGGAGGCTGCCTTGCTACGAGGTCGTGTGGCTACCGGGGACATGTCTATACATTCGAGGATTCCAGATACAGCGGAATGCTATCACGCCGCCGGAGCATCTCGGATCCAAAATCCAAAGCAACTTCGTCTTCACAGCGACGCCGACCGCCGCACCCACTTGCCGTTCTTCATGACGGCCGCGATACGCTCGCCCTGTCCGCCGAGAACGCCGATGTCCTTCAACGGATCGCCGTCGACCACCAGCAGATCCGCGTAGGCTCCCGCCGATACAACACCGAGACGCCCCAGCTGACCGACGATCTCCGCACCCACCGCCGTCGCCTGGCAGATGGTCTCGAACGCGCCGAGAATGCCGGCGCGGATCGTCAGCTCGTCGCTCTGGTACTGATGCATGTCGCCGAGCAGGTCGGTGCCGAGGCCCATCTTCACGCCGTTGCGCTTGAGCAGTTCGAGCGCTTTCAAACCCTGAATGCGCACTTTCTCGTTCTTCGCGAGCGTGCTCTCCAGCACGCCGGCCTTCGCGCCGACCTTGCTCATCGCGTCGTAGGTGACGAGCGTCGGCACCGCAAACGCGCCGAACTCGGCCATCACAGCTGCGGCTTCGTCATCGATCAGATTGCCGTGCTCGATCGTCCGCACGCCGAGTTTCACCACGCGCGCAATCGCCTTGCTCGTGTACGCGTGCGCCATCACGTAGGTCTGGTGCGATGCCGCTTCCTCGACGACAGCCATCACTTCATCGACAGAGAACTGCAGGTTGCCGATCGGATCGGTCGGCGATGCAACGCCACCCGACGCCATGATCTTGATGTGATGTGCGCCCCCGCGCATCTCTTCGCGAACCGCCTTGCGCACTTCATCGACCCCATCGACGATCCGTCCGATCGCGCCGAGATTGCGATGACAGCCGCACGGATCCGGGTCCGAGTTATCGAACCGTTCACGGAAGTCGCCGTGGCCGCCCGTCTGCGACAAGGCCTTGCCGGCGACGAACAGTCGCGGGCCGGCAATCACGTCCTCTTCGATTGCACGCGACAACGCGTAGTCGGCGCCACCGGCATCGCGCACAGTCGTGAAGCCTCGGTTGAGCATGCCGGCCAGGATAGGCACGGCTCGCAGCACTGCAAACGTATTCGGCAAGCGACCGTTGGTGCCCAGATGCGCGACCGACGCAATGACGTGCACGTGGCAATCGATCATGCCCGGCATCACCGTCTTGCCTTCGACGTCGACGACCTCAGCACCTTCGATCGACACCGGCTCGTGCGTCACGTCCTTGATGACGTCTCCGTCCACGACGACCGAGTAGCGAGCGGTGTCGCTTTCGTGATTCACGTCCAGGACGCGCGCATTTTTCAGGATCAACATATTCGATTCCCCAGCATGTTTTTGCAGCGGCCACCAGACCGCGCAGGATCATTTCAGCAGGAAGCCTTTGGCCAGCGGATCGCGATCGTCGACGAAGATCGTGTTGTGTCCCGTCACGCGCGCCCACCCTTCGATGCTCGGGACGATCGCGTCGAGTTCGCCGACCTTCGTCGCTTGCTCAGGCACACCGTTGAAAAGCGTTCCGATAATGCTTTCGTGCACGAAGCGCTCGCGGATCTTCAGCCGGTCCTTCGCGACCAGCTGCGCCATGCGTGCGGACGTCCCCGTCCCGCACGGCGAGCGATCGATCGCCTTGTCGCCGTAGAACACCGCGTTGCGCGCGCTCGCGCCTTGGACGGTCGGCTCGCCCGTCCACATCACGTGACTCAGTCCGCGAATCTCCGACTTCTCCGGATGAACGAACGCGTACTTCTCGTTGGCCTTCTGCCGCAGCACCGGACTGAGGCGCTGAATGTCCGAAGGCTTCAACGTATGCAGGCCGCCATAGTTCTGTTGCGGTTCGACGATCGCGTAGAAGTTGCCGCCGTACGCGACGTCGAAGCGCACCTCGCCGAGCCCGTCGATGTCGACGGAGAGATCAGTCGAGTGGAGGAAAGACGGCACGTTCACGAGCTTTACGGAGTCGACGTTATCGCCATCCATCCTGTAGGTCGCGACGACCAGACCCGCCGGTGTATCGAGACGCAGCACACCCGGTTCACGTGGGCGCACCAGCCCGTGCTCGATTGCCGTGGTCACCGTGCCGATCGTGCCGTGACCACACATCGGCAGACAGCCGCTGACCTCGATAAAGAGAATCGCGACGTCGCAATCCGCGCGGGTCGGCGGATACAGAATGCTGCCCGACATGACTTCGTGACCACGCGGCTCGAACATCAGCGACGTGCGGATCCAGTCGAACTCGCGCTCGAAATGCGCGCGCCGCTCGATCATGTTCGCGCCTTCGAGTTTCGGCGCACCTCCTGCAACGACCCTGACGGGATTGCCGCACGTGTGTCCGTCGATACAGAAGAATGTCGATTTCATAGCCGTATTCCGATGCGGGGCGCTGCCTTGTTTCAACACGCCGCCCCGCTCAATCCATCTTAGTTCGCAAGCGCACGCACATTGTCGAGCGTCTTCCGCACGATTGCCACGACCCGCTCGCGCTCTGCGCCTTCGAGCTTCAGACGCGGCGCCTTCACGTTTTCCGAATAGCCCGCCGTGATGTTCTCGGCCAGCTTGATGTACTGGACGAGCTTGACGTGCGTGTCCAGATGGAAAAGCTCGATGAGCGCACGATACAGCGTGCGAGCCCGTTCGAAATCGCCCTCGATCGCGAGATCCAGCAGTTCGACCGATTCGCGCGGAACCGCGTTGGCCATCCCCGACACCCAGCACTTCACACCAAGCGCCGCCGACTCCAGCACCAGATCGTCGACGCCGCAGACCACCGCAAGCCGGTCGCCGAAACGGCTGATCAGATCGGTTACGCGCGTCGTGTCATACGACTCCTCCTTCAGCGCCTCGATGGTCGGCATCTCGAGCAGTTTCGCGACGACGTCCGGCGTCAGATCCACGCCGTAGCCACGCGGGTTGTTGTAGAGCAGGATCGCGAGACCGGAAGCCTGCGCGACGGTCTTGTAGAACGTGATCGTCTCGTGCGCGTCGGACTTGTACGTCAGCGCCGGGAACACCATCAGGCCCTGCACGCCGAGTGCTTCCGCATCCTTCGCGTACTGGATCGCGCTGGCCGTATTGGTTTCGGCGAGTCCGGCGATCACCGGCACGCGACCGTTCACCGTCTCGACTGCCAGCTTGATCACCGTGCGCTTTTCTTCGGCCGTGAGCTGCGCGCTCTCGCCGACCATGCCCATCATGACCACGCCGCCGACACCGTTCGCGATGAGGCGGTTCAACCCGGCCTTGATCGCCTCGTGATCGAGCGAACCGTCGTCCTTCAGCTTCGTCGTCACAGCGGGGAAAACACCTTTCCAGTTCACTTGCATGGCTACACCTTTTCAAAAGAGACAAATAGAAGCGGGGCGTTGCGCGAGTCGATCGGCATCGCACGGGCCCCGTTAATTCCGGAAGCGGTTAATCGAATAGGGTTCAAGGCCGATTCCGGGCGTTCGGTTCGCAAGCAGATCGGCGACGAGCGCGCCTGTCGTCGCCGACTGCGTCAATCCAAGGTGACCGTGTCCGAATGCGTAAATGACAGACGACGCACGCGGCGAGCGGCCGATCACGGGTAGCGAATCCGGCGTGGCGGGCCGATGCCCCATCCACTTCACTGCGCCGGTATCGTCGATGCCCGGCAGAAAGCGTTTGCCCAACGCCAGCAGCGCATCGCTGCGCTGGTAGTTCGGCGGCGCCTTCAGTCCGGCGAACTCGGCCGCACCGCCGATGCGCACGCCGATATCGAGCGGCGTCGCG
It contains:
- a CDS encoding dihydrodipicolinate synthase family protein codes for the protein MQVNWKGVFPAVTTKLKDDGSLDHEAIKAGLNRLIANGVGGVVMMGMVGESAQLTAEEKRTVIKLAVETVNGRVPVIAGLAETNTASAIQYAKDAEALGVQGLMVFPALTYKSDAHETITFYKTVAQASGLAILLYNNPRGYGVDLTPDVVAKLLEMPTIEALKEESYDTTRVTDLISRFGDRLAVVCGVDDLVLESAALGVKCWVSGMANAVPRESVELLDLAIEGDFERARTLYRALIELFHLDTHVKLVQYIKLAENITAGYSENVKAPRLKLEGAERERVVAIVRKTLDNVRALAN
- a CDS encoding GntR family transcriptional regulator, translating into MSPVATRPRSKAASTTSQIVADESTRKIVRPTTVELVTTAVRQRILSGELAPGEALRQEALADELGVSRVPIREAITRLTAEGLLTNVPHKGAYVAKLSIDEIKETFDIRLRLEPWIFSEAIPRITDAEMGKAERLIKEMDKSDSGVWGQLNWRLHETLYLPAQRDITLQMLRVLHDRSDRYFRFQVVQVPIREQSHAEHMALVDACRKRDAKLGAKLLEHHVKTAAEQIMTVVEAVVTR
- a CDS encoding 4-hydroxyproline epimerase — encoded protein: MKSTFFCIDGHTCGNPVRVVAGGAPKLEGANMIERRAHFEREFDWIRTSLMFEPRGHEVMSGSILYPPTRADCDVAILFIEVSGCLPMCGHGTIGTVTTAIEHGLVRPREPGVLRLDTPAGLVVATYRMDGDNVDSVKLVNVPSFLHSTDLSVDIDGLGEVRFDVAYGGNFYAIVEPQQNYGGLHTLKPSDIQRLSPVLRQKANEKYAFVHPEKSEIRGLSHVMWTGEPTVQGASARNAVFYGDKAIDRSPCGTGTSARMAQLVAKDRLKIRERFVHESIIGTLFNGVPEQATKVGELDAIVPSIEGWARVTGHNTIFVDDRDPLAKGFLLK
- a CDS encoding aconitase X swivel domain-containing protein; translation: MTSSNLTLTGDVLVPGRAGGLAIVLSPLSFWGGYDAENGLIVDKTHACYGQSLKDRVLVMPRARGSSSSSSVLAEALRNGTGPSGIVLMERDLILAIGVIAANDLYALNVPVVSVGEEAFAQIASSAGVLEIDAGDTARPASIVVKETGP
- a CDS encoding metal-dependent hydrolase family protein, which codes for MLILKNARVLDVNHESDTARYSVVVDGDVIKDVTHEPVSIEGAEVVDVEGKTVMPGMIDCHVHVIASVAHLGTNGRLPNTFAVLRAVPILAGMLNRGFTTVRDAGGADYALSRAIEEDVIAGPRLFVAGKALSQTGGHGDFRERFDNSDPDPCGCHRNLGAIGRIVDGVDEVRKAVREEMRGGAHHIKIMASGGVASPTDPIGNLQFSVDEVMAVVEEAASHQTYVMAHAYTSKAIARVVKLGVRTIEHGNLIDDEAAAVMAEFGAFAVPTLVTYDAMSKVGAKAGVLESTLAKNEKVRIQGLKALELLKRNGVKMGLGTDLLGDMHQYQSDELTIRAGILGAFETICQATAVGAEIVGQLGRLGVVSAGAYADLLVVDGDPLKDIGVLGGQGERIAAVMKNGKWVRRSASL